Proteins found in one Paenibacillus borealis genomic segment:
- a CDS encoding response regulator transcription factor codes for MNFLIPVMLVDDEPLALDNVYQMVPWAENGFEVVAKATSGRMALRLFEKLQPQIVITDISMSPMDGLELGRQVVQLAPKTRVIFLTAYRDFDYARQALEMRAAHYLLKHEISRNRLLEQLKLLKEGLAAEAAEEEGRGHALQILLKDMLAGKYQVPAGNQESRLHRLVTEHQQGQPALLYFELGAAILLDGSRRSSRLPVSSAWKQIEEEIRHQSAELEEIHIMEMDEGGYTVLLKLSSSSSLLLQHYLLRQIAGQVLTSLGTCYEGGLPRILISAGSPESPDRRYAAMRQAYDYSFLLPPGAVFLLEQASSAGGASVIAGEIRQYLLSPDRSLLDGLKVSLEKITALASLGELRAAIGEVGAECRKDGDGSDLELGTDARQIVSALYRLLEERLQRRQPGNHYSRWVNKAMDYVAGNYADPDLSLETVAGHLQISSIHLRTTFKRETGQSLLDYTTEYRISLAKQLLQTGDYKIYEVSEKVGYKTSQYFSQVFKKTTGMQPKDFLQQKEGE; via the coding sequence ATGAATTTTTTAATTCCGGTCATGCTTGTGGATGATGAGCCGCTTGCACTTGATAATGTATATCAAATGGTACCTTGGGCAGAAAATGGTTTTGAAGTGGTCGCGAAGGCAACGAGCGGACGTATGGCGCTGCGGTTATTCGAGAAATTGCAGCCGCAGATTGTTATTACCGATATTTCCATGTCTCCTATGGACGGCCTGGAGCTGGGCAGGCAGGTTGTCCAGCTTGCTCCCAAAACCCGGGTGATCTTTCTGACCGCTTACCGTGATTTCGATTATGCCCGCCAGGCACTGGAAATGCGTGCGGCCCATTATCTGCTTAAGCATGAAATCAGCCGCAACCGCCTGTTGGAGCAGCTGAAGCTGCTCAAGGAAGGCTTGGCAGCAGAAGCAGCCGAGGAAGAAGGCCGCGGACATGCGCTCCAAATCCTGCTAAAGGATATGTTAGCAGGCAAATATCAGGTCCCTGCGGGGAATCAGGAGTCCCGGCTGCACCGGCTCGTTACAGAACATCAGCAGGGGCAGCCGGCACTGCTGTATTTCGAGCTGGGCGCTGCAATTCTGCTGGACGGCAGCCGCCGGAGCAGCCGCTTGCCTGTATCTTCCGCCTGGAAGCAGATTGAGGAAGAGATCCGCCACCAGTCCGCAGAGCTGGAGGAAATACATATTATGGAGATGGATGAAGGCGGCTACACTGTGCTGCTGAAGCTGTCTTCTTCGAGCAGTCTGTTGCTTCAGCATTATCTCCTGCGGCAGATTGCCGGCCAGGTGCTGACCAGTCTGGGAACCTGTTATGAGGGCGGGCTGCCCCGAATTCTCATCTCTGCCGGCAGCCCAGAATCGCCGGACCGGAGATATGCGGCGATGAGACAGGCGTATGATTATTCGTTTTTGCTGCCGCCTGGTGCCGTATTTCTGCTGGAACAAGCCTCCTCTGCCGGCGGAGCTTCCGTTATTGCTGGCGAGATCAGGCAGTACTTGCTGTCTCCTGACAGGAGCCTGCTGGACGGGCTGAAAGTCAGCTTGGAGAAAATAACCGCCCTGGCCTCTCTGGGAGAATTGCGCGCAGCCATAGGTGAGGTCGGTGCCGAATGCCGCAAGGACGGAGACGGCTCTGACCTGGAGCTAGGCACGGACGCACGGCAGATTGTAAGCGCCCTGTACCGGCTATTGGAAGAACGTCTGCAGCGGCGGCAGCCCGGGAATCATTATTCCCGCTGGGTGAACAAAGCAATGGATTATGTGGCCGGCAATTATGCCGATCCGGACCTGTCCCTGGAGACGGTCGCGGGCCATCTGCAGATCAGCAGCATCCATCTGCGTACCACCTTCAAACGGGAGACCGGCCAGTCTCTGCTGGACTATACAACGGAATACCGGATTTCACTGGCCAAGCAGCTTCTGCAGACCGGTGATTACAAGATTTACGAGGTATCCGAGAAGGTGGGCTACAAAACCAGCCAGTATTTCAGCCAGGTATTCAAAAAAACCACCGGCATGCAGCCCAAGGACTTCCTGCAGCAGAAGGAAGGTGAATAG
- a CDS encoding histidine kinase, which translates to MRKIKNKILGSVILIVTLSVSAISALAYEQFSSILETQALREDTIHLEQTTNQMNHLIDDVQKYAANMVNDELLQQFAAKLQYPSTYDELSAYRDVVTQLTKFNVLRDYLESSAIVRSDGKVFWSSLYIDPYFERLLQEDWYQKALASNAKSGFSAPHIILDPDSKKIVSFFIRFDPEYGGVLLLNIDYEAFESLFQYLGQSFDQVAWIGPDQSLLYQQGNAAEFPAQVLTADGPEIQVTKHDKGYYLASAFDKSEWSVFTFTSNDRFYEWVGYIVRYWAVFLALCLILCFLLFLPIISSIIRPILQMTKAMKQVSMGNYNVQLSFRSNDELSVLKNGFEMMLGDIERQMSEKVEQERWKRKMSAELLFAQINPHFIYNTLNTVVYLARKKNYMAIEEMIESFIGILHDAVNIGDAGLYVTVEQEMNIIDHFVRIQKYRYADRFELVWNVEEQVLGDSIPKSLIQPLVENAIFHGFSEKESIGRIEIIIRKRSGRLLISVRDDGCGMSQEKAQAIMNGTLPPARLPSGAMKQIGLWNIRERIEYLYGQEGRLVIRSSEQEGTKISVLLPSGQQPVE; encoded by the coding sequence ATGCGCAAAATCAAGAACAAAATACTTGGCAGCGTTATTCTTATCGTCACTTTGTCGGTCTCTGCCATCAGTGCGCTGGCCTATGAGCAGTTCTCTTCGATTCTCGAAACCCAGGCGCTGCGTGAAGACACTATTCATCTGGAGCAGACAACGAATCAGATGAATCACCTGATTGACGACGTGCAGAAATATGCCGCCAATATGGTCAACGATGAGCTGCTTCAGCAGTTTGCAGCGAAGCTGCAATATCCCTCGACGTACGATGAGCTGAGTGCCTACCGGGATGTAGTCACCCAATTGACCAAATTTAATGTGCTGCGTGACTACCTCGAAAGCTCGGCCATCGTCCGCTCTGACGGCAAGGTCTTCTGGTCATCACTGTATATTGATCCTTATTTTGAACGGCTGCTTCAGGAAGACTGGTACCAGAAGGCGCTGGCCAGCAACGCCAAAAGCGGATTTTCAGCTCCCCACATCATTCTGGACCCCGACAGCAAAAAAATTGTCAGCTTCTTTATCCGTTTCGATCCCGAGTACGGCGGTGTGCTGCTTCTGAATATTGATTATGAAGCTTTTGAGAGTCTGTTCCAGTATTTGGGCCAGTCCTTCGACCAGGTGGCCTGGATCGGGCCGGATCAATCGCTGCTATATCAGCAAGGCAACGCAGCAGAGTTCCCTGCGCAAGTGCTGACCGCAGACGGCCCGGAAATTCAAGTCACCAAGCATGACAAGGGATATTATCTGGCCAGTGCTTTTGATAAATCGGAGTGGTCTGTCTTCACGTTTACCTCTAACGACCGGTTCTACGAGTGGGTAGGATATATTGTGCGGTACTGGGCGGTCTTCCTCGCGTTATGCCTCATCCTCTGCTTCCTGCTGTTTCTTCCGATTATCTCCAGTATTATCCGTCCGATTCTGCAGATGACCAAAGCGATGAAGCAGGTATCGATGGGCAATTACAATGTTCAGCTGTCGTTCCGCAGCAATGACGAGCTCTCTGTGCTGAAGAATGGCTTTGAGATGATGCTTGGCGATATTGAGCGGCAGATGAGCGAGAAGGTGGAGCAGGAACGCTGGAAGCGTAAGATGTCTGCGGAGCTGCTGTTCGCACAGATCAACCCCCATTTTATCTACAATACCTTGAACACTGTTGTTTATCTGGCCCGCAAAAAAAACTACATGGCTATCGAAGAAATGATTGAATCCTTTATTGGCATTCTGCATGATGCCGTCAATATCGGCGATGCCGGTCTGTATGTCACGGTGGAGCAGGAGATGAACATTATCGATCACTTTGTACGTATTCAAAAATACAGATATGCGGACCGCTTCGAGCTGGTCTGGAACGTAGAAGAGCAGGTACTGGGCGACTCTATTCCCAAAAGCCTGATTCAGCCGCTGGTGGAGAATGCTATTTTTCACGGATTTTCAGAGAAGGAGTCAATCGGGCGTATTGAGATCATTATCCGCAAGCGCAGCGGACGGCTGTTAATCTCGGTCAGGGATGACGGGTGCGGCATGAGCCAGGAGAAGGCACAGGCCATTATGAACGGAACGCTGCCGCCGGCACGCCTTCCTTCCGGGGCTATGAAACAGATTGGGCTGTGGAATATCCGGGAACGCATCGAGTATTTGTACGGGCAGGAAGGCCGCTTGGTCATCCGCTCAAGTGAGCAGGAAGGCACCAAAATATCCGTTCTCCTGCCATCAGGGCAGCAACCGGTAGAGTGA